GGTGTAGATGCTACGGCAGTTAACATTGCCAGGAGAATAATTTTCTTATTAAACATATTAATTGTTGCCTGATTTTATTTACTGGAAAATAAAGATGGTCATCTGAAGTAAAATATTATATTTTACTTCGTATCCGCTTCTTTCTGTTCTGTAGATAAGCAGGCGGCTATTCTACGTATATCAACTATGAACTCAATAGAAATCCTGATGTAATATTGAACGGCAGTCCACTTTTGGACCAGTGATATTATTTAATAAAAATAACACCAAAGGATTATCATTGGTGTTGGGGTATATATGGCTAAATCTATTTCTTTGATAATAATTATTATTTGTAATGGGCCTTATTTGTCGGTAAGTTGCTGTATGCGCTAATGATAAAAGATGCTTGTGCGTTTAAAATGAATCTGGTAAATTTCTCAGCTCTAACAGTCTTCCATGCAGTATTTTTATATAGTTTCCGGCTTTTAGCTCGGAAAGCACCTGCATTATTCGGCTACGTGAGAGCCCGGTTCTCTGCTGTATGAAGTTCTGCGCGTTGATTTCAAATCGTGAGCTTTCAGGATACGACCATAGTTCAAGTAACAGCGCTTTTATTTGGCTATAGGCATCCTGACCGATAAGGTTTCTGTCACGGTTAGTCATGAAAGCGATGCGGTACATCAGTATGTTCGAAATATCACGCCACAGTTGTTTCTCATCGGCTTTTTTTACAAAATCTTTTACCGGAACAGGATAATATTCACAGGTCGTTTCGGCGATAAAAAAGACATCTGAACTCTCTGCTAACTGATATAAATCAGCATAGGCATCAACAAGACCTAAAATCATTGGAGAACCGCCGTTGCTGATGACAATACCATCGACACGCCGACAGGCTTTAATAGTGCCTTTGGTGATTAACAAAATGTGAGACTGGTTATCAATACGGATGTCCAGTGTCTTTCCGGCAGTAATAGTGACAGGGGAATAGTCCTGGATAAAATGCTGATGAATGTTTAGAATAGCCTCCACGCTTTTCTCTTTTCCCGTGGGATGATACGCATTCCCGCCGTTTAACTGCTTCATATCTTCCCCGTTATTATCAATGGTAAAGTTATTGACTATTAAAAGGTAAATATAATTTACTATTTACTTAAAGTCGTAGGTAAGTAAATTAAAATAGCCAACAATAATATTTAAGTCAATGCATTCACTTCATGAATGCATGAGCGACAAAAGCTGTTTTTGACGATAACCATAGTAAATATAATGACTTTATTTGCAATCATTTTATGACCGCAATCATAGGTACAGTACGCAAAGCGCACGTACACAGAGGCGGCTGACGGCGTGATAAAAAGTGTTGTCGCAAGCTAATGAATGAGAGAGAAAAGTAGAAAATGCAGGCGGCATTTTCTTTGCGAAATTGTCGCCTGACGCAGCTCCCCCGAAGAGGTGTAATGAGGTGGTTAGCGGTACTGGATAATCAATTGTTGGATTTCCGGGTGACCTTTTAACGACATGTGTCGTACTGTGGCAATTCCATTCATTAATGGAATAACGCCGCCAGATTCAGTAGAGAAGGTCTGCAAATGTGGGAGAGTGTTCCGCAAGCAGGATACCTCGACATTGCGAGCGTGAGGCGAAAGATTGCAGCCGTATTCGACAATTCGGCCTTTGAAATGAATGACGCCTGTGGATACTGGCGCGGTGGCAGCCAACGCGGCTGATGAAGCTGAAACGGCTACACAAAATAGGTAGCAGCATAATGACGATTTTTTCATCCTTTGAAACCTCACGTCCTGTGAGCATCCCCTTACTTTTGGGGGCCGAAAATCCTGATGTATTACTTTTAAGAATAAATACGTAAACTACTGTAGCTTTCGCCGTCTGGTATAGACAGCGCTATACGACACTTTTATGTAAAAAAATGCGTCATGACGGCAGGCTGATAAAGGAAAATGAGAAGGGACATATGAAAACAGCCAGTAAGAATCGCTTACCGGCTGTTTTTTACGGTTCGGCGTCAGGGCCGAATTAATCCTGCAGGTCGCCGCAGAAGCGATAACCTTCGCCGTGGATAGTGGCGATGATTTCCGGCGTATCGGGCGTGGATTCGAAATGCTTACGAATACGACGAATGGTGACGTCAACAGTACGGTCATGCGGTTTCAGCTCACGACCGGTCATTTTCTTCAGCAATTCAGCGCGAGACTGAATTTTTCCTGGGTTTTCACAGAAGTGAAGCATCGCGCGGAACTCGCTGCGCGGCAGCTTATACTGCTCGCCGTCAGGGCCGATCAACGAACGACTGTTGATATCCAGTTCCCAACCGTTGAACTTGTAGCTTTCAACGCTACGGCGCTCTTCGCTTACGGTACCCAGATTCATAGTACGAGACAGCAGGTTGCGGGCACGGATCGTCAGTTCGCGTGGGTTAAACGGTTTGGTGATGTAATCATCCGCGCCGATTTCGAGGCCGAGAATTTTGTCGACTTCGTTATCGCGGCCCGTCAGGAACATCAGCGCAACGTTAGCCTGTTCACGCAGTTCACGCGCTAGCAGGAGACCGTTCTTCCCTGGCAGATTGATATCCATGATCACCAGGTTGATGTCATATTCAGAGAGGATCTGATGCATTTCCGCGCCATCTGTCGCTTCGAATACATCATAGCCTTCCGCTTCGAAAATACTTTTCAACGTGTTGCGTGTTACCAACTCGTCTTCAACGATAAGAATGTGCGGGGTCTGCATGTTTGCTACCTAAATTGCCAACTAAATCGAAACAGGAAGTACAAAAGTCCCTGACCTGCCTGATGCATGTCGCAAATTAACATGATCGGCGTAACATGACTAAAGTACGTAATTGCGTTCTTGATGCACTTTCCATCAACGTCAACAACATCATTAGCTTGGTCGTGGGTACTTTCCCTCTGGACCCGACAGTGTCAAAAACGGCTGTCATCCTAACCATTTTAACAGCAACATAACAGGCTAAGACGTACCG
The Salmonella bongori NCTC 12419 DNA segment above includes these coding regions:
- the yjjY gene encoding YjjY family protein, coding for MTKVRNCVLDALSINVNNIISLVVGTFPLDPTVSKTAVILTILTAT
- the arcA gene encoding two-component system response regulator ArcA → MQTPHILIVEDELVTRNTLKSIFEAEGYDVFEATDGAEMHQILSEYDINLVIMDINLPGKNGLLLARELREQANVALMFLTGRDNEVDKILGLEIGADDYITKPFNPRELTIRARNLLSRTMNLGTVSEERRSVESYKFNGWELDINSRSLIGPDGEQYKLPRSEFRAMLHFCENPGKIQSRAELLKKMTGRELKPHDRTVDVTIRRIRKHFESTPDTPEIIATIHGEGYRFCGDLQD
- a CDS encoding winged helix-turn-helix transcriptional regulator, with product MKQLNGGNAYHPTGKEKSVEAILNIHQHFIQDYSPVTITAGKTLDIRIDNQSHILLITKGTIKACRRVDGIVISNGGSPMILGLVDAYADLYQLAESSDVFFIAETTCEYYPVPVKDFVKKADEKQLWRDISNILMYRIAFMTNRDRNLIGQDAYSQIKALLLELWSYPESSRFEINAQNFIQQRTGLSRSRIMQVLSELKAGNYIKILHGRLLELRNLPDSF